From the Oleiphilus messinensis genome, one window contains:
- a CDS encoding ABC transporter substrate-binding protein codes for MIAVYCQILLVIFIFLSPLCQAESGNPDSTETIKIGAIFAKTGAAASANLHHFQAARFAVDEINARGGLLGRTVELLEFDNASTPIQSKLAAKKAVDSGVIAVIGASWSSHSLAIAPVLQTAGIPMISPDSTNPEVTRKGDYIFRACFIDSFQGKALAKFVRDSFQARTAVIITKITSAYSLGLAEAFRDAYNGLGGKVLREFEYKQDDTDFRDMLKKTAQLKPDVLFVPGHDESGLIVKQAQEMGIHAIFLGGDGWAYQRFFSNGGRDLKSGYFTSHWTKDLDTPKSRDFVHRYRQRYDLNEFAAVVYDAAMILAEAISRAGTLDRPKIRDELAKTKSFEGVTGAISFNRFGDSIKQAAVMKIVDGTVQFHDMVQP; via the coding sequence ATGATAGCAGTGTATTGTCAGATATTGTTGGTCATTTTTATTTTTCTTAGTCCGCTCTGTCAGGCTGAATCGGGCAATCCAGATAGCACAGAAACAATCAAAATCGGTGCTATTTTTGCCAAAACCGGAGCTGCAGCTTCGGCAAATCTCCACCATTTTCAAGCGGCCCGTTTCGCTGTGGATGAAATCAATGCCCGGGGGGGGCTATTAGGGCGAACTGTCGAATTATTGGAATTTGATAACGCCAGCACGCCAATTCAATCCAAACTGGCGGCCAAGAAAGCGGTCGATTCGGGCGTTATTGCCGTAATTGGCGCTTCCTGGAGCTCGCATTCACTTGCCATAGCGCCGGTATTGCAAACGGCGGGCATCCCGATGATCAGTCCGGATTCAACCAATCCGGAAGTGACGCGCAAGGGGGATTATATCTTTCGTGCATGCTTCATCGATTCGTTTCAAGGCAAAGCATTGGCGAAATTTGTTCGCGACTCTTTTCAGGCCCGGACAGCGGTCATCATCACTAAAATTACCAGTGCCTACAGTCTGGGATTGGCGGAAGCATTTCGAGACGCCTACAACGGGCTTGGAGGCAAGGTTCTCAGGGAGTTCGAATACAAACAGGATGATACTGATTTCAGAGATATGCTGAAAAAAACGGCTCAACTTAAACCTGATGTGCTTTTTGTGCCGGGACATGATGAGAGCGGATTGATTGTGAAGCAGGCTCAGGAAATGGGCATTCACGCTATTTTTCTGGGCGGGGATGGCTGGGCATATCAACGTTTCTTTTCAAATGGCGGGCGGGATTTAAAATCGGGTTACTTCACCAGCCACTGGACAAAAGATCTGGATACGCCGAAAAGTCGTGACTTTGTTCATCGTTACCGGCAGCGATATGATTTAAACGAGTTCGCCGCTGTGGTTTATGATGCCGCGATGATTCTGGCAGAGGCCATTTCCCGGGCGGGCACCCTTGATCGGCCCAAGATTCGTGATGAACTGGCAAAAACCAAGTCATTCGAAGGCGTTACCGGTGCCATATCATTTAACCGGTTTGGAGATTCAATAAAGCAGGCTGCTGTCATGAAGATTGTCGATGGTACGGTTCAGTTTCATGACATGGTTCAACCCTGA
- a CDS encoding GGDEF domain-containing response regulator — protein MLVVDDQKSMRSVTSTVIREMGHDVTEAESGQVALDIYRSQKVDLMLLDVEMPGMDGFETARAIREHKSVWFPIIFLSAKTEPKFFVEGIRSGGDIYLYKPIVPEVLEAMVHAMERLALIQEELHQSKINMEKIANRDQLTGLINRRGFDNAVNLEITKSNADRSPLALILLDIDQFKQFNDTAGHQAGDECLKVVATILLKAMCRPADLVARYGGEEFAVLLHNTDLAGAQVVADRIVKTFEDFAYPHPNSSVSKFVTASGGGVQFEQGMTSSALLEAADRLLYVAKREGRNRIIFEATDS, from the coding sequence GTGCTAGTTGTGGATGATCAAAAGTCAATGCGCAGTGTCACTTCAACAGTTATACGTGAGATGGGGCATGATGTTACTGAAGCGGAAAGTGGTCAGGTTGCTCTGGATATTTATCGAAGCCAAAAAGTTGATTTAATGCTGCTGGATGTCGAAATGCCGGGTATGGATGGTTTCGAGACGGCTCGAGCGATTCGCGAACATAAGTCCGTGTGGTTTCCCATAATCTTTTTGAGCGCAAAAACAGAACCAAAGTTTTTCGTTGAGGGTATTCGGTCTGGCGGGGATATCTACCTCTACAAGCCGATTGTGCCGGAAGTGTTGGAGGCAATGGTTCATGCCATGGAGCGTCTTGCATTGATTCAGGAGGAGCTCCACCAATCCAAGATCAATATGGAAAAAATCGCCAATCGGGATCAATTAACAGGCCTCATCAATCGCCGTGGATTCGATAACGCGGTAAACCTTGAAATCACAAAGTCTAATGCTGACCGGTCACCTCTTGCGCTTATTCTTCTGGATATTGATCAGTTCAAACAGTTTAACGACACTGCAGGTCACCAGGCCGGTGACGAGTGCCTGAAGGTCGTCGCCACAATTTTGCTCAAAGCAATGTGTCGCCCCGCTGATCTCGTCGCCCGTTATGGCGGAGAAGAGTTCGCTGTTTTATTGCACAATACCGACCTCGCAGGAGCACAGGTGGTTGCAGATCGTATTGTGAAAACCTTTGAGGATTTTGCGTACCCGCACCCGAATTCATCGGTTTCCAAGTTTGTTACAGCGAGTGGAGGCGGTGTGCAGTTTGAACAGGGAATGACATCGTCGGCGCTGCTTGAAGCTGCGGATCGATTATTGTATGTCGCCAAAAGAGAAGGGCGAAATCGCATTATTTTCGAAGCGACTGATTCGTAG
- a CDS encoding diguanylate cyclase domain-containing protein gives MKVLLVDDSLVDRMILESFLQDLGHELVIGENGAQAVELYKEHSPDLVIMDEVMPVMKGQDAARKIREIEDNWTPIIFLSACFSAEDIAAGIEAGADDYLAKPIDHKTLSAKMMAMQRIATMRSKLIQITRDYEEANEHLKKLVDIDGLTGIANRRYLDRYLAHEVARCQRSAQSLTVIMCDVDHFKAYNDFYGHLQGDDCLKSVANALGTVSRRTTDLVARYGGEEFAVMMVGVEQEDVRAIAESIRSVVMDLAIPHAKSSIADVVTLSVGVFVDVPKIGTTPSDFLKRADAALYQAKQSGRNRVHFSEDFLPEG, from the coding sequence ATGAAGGTTCTGCTCGTTGATGACTCTTTGGTTGATCGTATGATCCTGGAGAGTTTTTTACAGGATTTGGGGCATGAGTTGGTCATCGGTGAGAATGGTGCGCAGGCTGTGGAGTTGTACAAGGAGCACAGCCCAGATTTGGTGATTATGGATGAGGTCATGCCGGTTATGAAGGGACAGGATGCGGCCCGAAAAATCAGGGAAATTGAAGATAACTGGACTCCGATCATCTTTCTAAGTGCCTGCTTTTCTGCTGAGGATATCGCTGCGGGTATCGAGGCTGGAGCGGATGATTATCTTGCCAAGCCCATTGACCACAAAACACTGTCCGCAAAAATGATGGCGATGCAACGTATTGCCACTATGCGTTCCAAGTTGATACAGATTACCCGCGATTACGAGGAGGCCAATGAACACCTCAAGAAGCTGGTTGATATTGATGGCTTGACCGGGATTGCAAACCGACGCTATCTGGATCGCTATCTGGCTCATGAAGTAGCCCGTTGCCAGCGTAGCGCTCAATCGTTAACGGTTATCATGTGTGATGTTGATCATTTCAAAGCTTATAATGATTTCTACGGCCATTTGCAGGGCGATGACTGTCTGAAAAGTGTTGCCAATGCCTTGGGTACAGTGAGTCGTCGAACCACTGACCTCGTCGCACGTTATGGTGGTGAGGAATTTGCAGTCATGATGGTGGGGGTGGAGCAGGAGGATGTCCGTGCCATAGCAGAATCAATCCGGTCAGTCGTTATGGATCTGGCGATCCCCCACGCTAAATCCTCGATTGCCGATGTTGTGACTTTGAGTGTCGGGGTTTTTGTTGATGTGCCGAAAATCGGGACCACACCGTCAGACTTTTTAAAGCGTGCAGATGCAGCCCTCTATCAAGCCAAGCAGTCAGGCCGAAACAGAGTGCACTTCAGCGAAGATTTTTTGCCGGAGGGATAA
- a CDS encoding response regulator, translated as MPIRSNLRLKINTAIIATLLIVTLIFSVLLAVYEGQRRADAIQQVEASLEDLLHQQSEKLANEIFALQKKALKVTFDQYLKRENFVSMSVFDEVGRLILTSDPASASDLNSAELHDLAQTAQHYRTDSWQGHRVLTFTRLISAYGENIGYCRIRYSLMSLEQQTRQILFIFASLILTLFVLVLFLMNTLLTRLVLKPAYRLTHIVRQSRETEQTLPNLTEQIEFVKLANVLRKIRQDLNELDTQPDELGTLAQSFSQMVDSLDFAYQNLHQAEEKYRSIFENCVEGIFQIDTKGRVLSANSAMAGMFGFSSAYALMSEPRPFFEYGLVQAVDWANLIDLLQKRRLMKDQELHFRTKNGKQFWASVNIRLVHCEESDAAYFEGTIFDITERLEKERAEQEKVTAEMATQAKSEFLASMSHEIRTPMNAIIGLTELTFNTTLTPRQKDYLKKVLASAKWLLNIINDIMDFSKIEAGKLDLENTEFFLPEVLENLSGTFYMETADKGVEIVFSFSPQIPWNLVGDPVRLGQILTNLTSNAIKFTDQGQIVISISVLDRCERTVSLEFAVTDTGIGIPKEKQAQLFESFSQVDSSTTREYGGTGLGLAICKQLVELMGGEIKVESEAGKGSTFSFAVAFHLGSQSNAPAQIPMELAGLSILLVDDVPVTRMVLDKMLRSFGFKVTTLDNPTEAWGLLQSESEMAFDLLVTDWSMPGMSGLELIDLVKRNPKFKHLPIVLISAFDKDGRLVEEVSPERVSAFLTKPVSQSALFDTLMDIFGSRLLRSQQTRLQRYGIPPEVSRLQGARILVVEDSDINQQVAKELLESAKIHVVVSDNGQEAVRAVQEFQFDAVLMDIQMPVMDGLQATRLIRRWEAGRQDGRAPLPILAMTAHALPQEREKCMAAGMDDFLTKPINSQQLFVALLRWISAQGDGLSIMDDGQHIDPVLLEFPEYLECIDTDAGLQRVAHNRGLYRELLLKFYHRYAGIDQAIQSQLAVKQLISVIHIVHTLKGLAGNLGATALAGFAGELENRLNKSVDNANVSVESSSEWQNFVQALNTLLHALERFEQEPVSKNGAKLPVSANSRTLVEGLGQLRSLLQHDYGEALVLIATLREQHSDAATAAYLDQLEQSVSQFDERETQRLLAEMGAKLGGRIAKSQGYSDGIK; from the coding sequence GTGCCTATTCGATCTAATCTTCGCCTCAAAATAAATACCGCAATCATCGCAACACTGCTCATTGTGACACTTATATTCAGTGTTTTATTGGCCGTTTATGAGGGGCAACGTCGCGCCGACGCAATTCAACAAGTGGAAGCCTCTCTGGAGGATTTGCTGCACCAGCAGTCTGAAAAGCTGGCGAATGAAATCTTTGCGCTCCAGAAAAAAGCACTCAAAGTAACCTTCGACCAGTATTTGAAGCGTGAGAATTTCGTGTCGATGAGTGTTTTTGACGAGGTGGGTCGATTAATTCTTACATCGGATCCCGCATCGGCTTCGGATTTAAATTCTGCAGAGCTTCATGATTTGGCGCAAACAGCGCAGCACTACCGAACGGACTCCTGGCAGGGGCACAGAGTTCTCACATTTACCCGGTTAATTAGTGCCTATGGCGAAAATATTGGTTACTGTCGAATTCGCTACTCACTGATGAGTCTTGAACAGCAAACCCGGCAGATACTTTTCATTTTTGCCAGTTTGATACTGACCCTGTTCGTGCTGGTGCTGTTTCTCATGAACACCTTGCTAACCCGTCTGGTATTAAAACCGGCTTATCGCTTGACGCATATCGTCCGGCAGTCCCGGGAAACTGAGCAAACACTCCCCAATCTCACAGAACAGATAGAATTTGTGAAACTGGCGAACGTATTGCGAAAAATCAGGCAGGATTTGAATGAACTTGATACCCAACCCGATGAGCTGGGTACACTGGCGCAATCATTTTCGCAAATGGTTGATTCGTTGGATTTTGCATACCAGAACCTGCATCAGGCTGAAGAAAAATACCGAAGCATCTTTGAAAACTGTGTTGAAGGTATTTTTCAGATTGATACAAAGGGGCGCGTGCTCAGTGCAAATTCAGCGATGGCAGGTATGTTTGGCTTTTCCAGTGCTTATGCGTTGATGAGCGAACCCAGACCCTTTTTCGAATACGGACTGGTGCAGGCAGTGGATTGGGCAAATCTCATTGATCTATTGCAAAAGCGCCGATTGATGAAAGATCAGGAGCTTCATTTTAGAACCAAAAATGGTAAGCAGTTCTGGGCTTCCGTAAATATCAGGCTGGTTCACTGTGAAGAGAGTGATGCCGCCTATTTTGAAGGCACGATTTTTGACATCACTGAGCGGTTGGAGAAAGAACGGGCAGAGCAGGAGAAAGTCACTGCAGAGATGGCAACCCAAGCGAAAAGTGAATTCCTGGCCAGTATGAGCCATGAAATTCGTACGCCGATGAATGCCATCATTGGTTTGACTGAGCTTACATTCAATACCACGCTCACACCCAGACAAAAAGATTACCTCAAAAAGGTGCTCGCTTCAGCCAAGTGGTTGTTAAACATTATTAATGACATCATGGACTTTTCCAAGATTGAGGCCGGTAAACTGGATCTGGAAAATACCGAGTTCTTTCTGCCAGAGGTATTAGAAAATCTTTCTGGCACGTTTTATATGGAAACCGCTGATAAAGGCGTGGAAATTGTGTTCTCCTTTTCACCTCAGATTCCCTGGAATCTAGTCGGGGACCCTGTCCGATTAGGTCAGATACTGACAAATTTAACCAGTAATGCGATCAAGTTTACAGATCAGGGGCAGATTGTCATTTCCATTTCGGTGCTGGATCGTTGTGAGCGTACGGTATCATTGGAGTTTGCCGTTACAGACACCGGCATAGGAATTCCGAAAGAGAAACAGGCGCAGCTGTTTGAATCCTTCAGCCAGGTGGACTCTTCGACCACGCGAGAATACGGTGGAACCGGGTTGGGATTGGCGATTTGTAAGCAGTTAGTTGAGCTCATGGGGGGCGAAATCAAAGTTGAGAGTGAAGCTGGAAAAGGCAGCACATTCAGCTTTGCTGTTGCGTTTCACCTCGGCAGCCAGTCAAATGCACCGGCCCAAATTCCCATGGAGCTTGCGGGGCTGTCTATTTTGTTGGTGGATGATGTACCGGTAACGCGAATGGTATTGGATAAGATGCTCCGCTCATTCGGATTTAAGGTAACGACCCTTGATAATCCCACTGAAGCCTGGGGATTATTGCAATCAGAGAGTGAAATGGCATTCGACTTGCTTGTAACAGACTGGAGTATGCCAGGCATGAGTGGCTTGGAGTTAATCGATCTCGTTAAGCGCAACCCCAAATTTAAGCATTTACCCATTGTTTTGATTTCGGCATTTGATAAAGACGGTCGATTAGTGGAGGAGGTTAGTCCTGAACGAGTGAGTGCTTTTCTAACCAAGCCGGTGAGCCAGTCAGCATTGTTCGATACCTTGATGGATATTTTTGGCAGCCGCCTGCTCCGTTCTCAGCAAACCCGTTTGCAAAGATACGGTATTCCCCCGGAAGTCAGTCGGTTACAAGGCGCCCGTATTCTGGTGGTTGAAGACAGTGATATCAACCAGCAAGTGGCAAAAGAGTTATTGGAGAGCGCAAAAATACACGTTGTTGTATCTGATAATGGTCAGGAGGCCGTGCGAGCTGTTCAGGAATTCCAGTTTGATGCCGTGCTTATGGATATTCAAATGCCGGTCATGGATGGTTTGCAGGCAACCAGACTCATTCGGAGATGGGAAGCCGGTCGTCAGGATGGCAGGGCACCGCTTCCTATTCTGGCCATGACGGCCCATGCGTTACCTCAGGAGCGAGAGAAGTGTATGGCGGCGGGGATGGATGACTTCCTCACCAAACCAATTAACAGTCAGCAATTATTTGTTGCTTTGCTTAGATGGATATCGGCGCAAGGGGATGGTCTGTCCATAATGGATGATGGGCAACACATTGACCCTGTTTTGCTGGAGTTTCCCGAATACCTGGAGTGCATTGATACTGACGCCGGGTTGCAGCGTGTTGCCCATAACCGAGGCCTCTATCGGGAGCTGTTGTTGAAGTTCTATCATCGCTATGCAGGAATTGATCAGGCAATTCAGTCGCAGTTGGCGGTAAAGCAGCTGATATCGGTGATTCATATTGTGCATACATTGAAAGGGCTGGCGGGAAATCTTGGGGCCACAGCTCTGGCTGGATTTGCGGGGGAGCTTGAGAATCGGTTAAATAAGAGTGTCGATAATGCAAATGTGTCTGTGGAATCGTCTTCAGAGTGGCAAAATTTTGTACAGGCCTTGAACACCTTGTTGCATGCTTTGGAGCGATTTGAGCAGGAGCCGGTATCAAAAAATGGTGCCAAACTGCCCGTTTCTGCAAATTCCCGAACACTGGTTGAGGGCTTGGGTCAGTTGAGGTCGCTATTACAACATGATTATGGGGAAGCACTGGTATTGATTGCTACGTTGCGTGAGCAGCATTCGGATGCTGCCACTGCTGCGTATCTGGATCAGTTGGAGCAAAGCGTCAGTCAGTTTGATGAGCGTGAAACACAGCGTTTGCTAGCGGAAATGGGGGCTAAACTTGGAGGGAGAATTGCTAAATCACAAGGATATTCAGATGGTATCAAGTAA
- the mutY gene encoding A/G-specific adenine glycosylase, with amino-acid sequence MTRQISLFEMMPSDNPSFSFSEKLLHWFDQFGRKNLPWQHNKTAYRVWISEIMLQQTQVTTVIPYYERFMQRFPDIESLAQASVDEVLSYWAGLGYYARGRNLHKAAVTVMENFAGEFPDKLEDIQSLPGIGQSTAGAIASIALKQRAPILDGNVKRVLARFAAIEGWTGEKSVSNQLWKLADELTPHQRVDEYTQAIMDLGASLCSRRNPDCGQCPMQSACKAFAQGRQNELPTPKPKSKNPVKEAWILAIRDAHGRLLFQKRPPTGIWGGLWSLPQVERDLNIAQLPDYIASQLGLQGQYKAEATPFEHQFSHFKLVLHPILFECENPVSEAVGEYSLEGIVSHEVQGSYKIQEAHKIQEGFTDSQFYSRAQWREIGLPAPIKKLLGSGSLPIKEQIELGITEDS; translated from the coding sequence ATGACAAGACAGATTTCACTATTCGAAATGATGCCATCCGACAATCCTTCATTTTCATTCAGCGAAAAATTACTCCACTGGTTTGACCAATTTGGTCGCAAGAACTTGCCCTGGCAGCACAACAAAACAGCTTACCGGGTCTGGATTTCCGAAATCATGTTGCAACAGACTCAAGTGACGACGGTTATCCCCTACTACGAACGGTTCATGCAACGGTTTCCCGATATCGAAAGCCTGGCCCAAGCCAGTGTGGATGAAGTGCTCAGCTACTGGGCAGGTCTCGGCTACTATGCTCGGGGCCGCAACTTGCACAAAGCGGCAGTCACGGTCATGGAGAACTTCGCAGGTGAATTTCCCGACAAACTGGAAGATATCCAGTCACTACCTGGAATTGGTCAATCCACAGCGGGTGCCATCGCATCGATCGCACTGAAACAACGCGCTCCGATTCTTGATGGCAACGTAAAACGTGTTCTGGCTCGCTTTGCGGCAATAGAAGGTTGGACTGGAGAAAAATCTGTCAGTAATCAACTCTGGAAATTAGCCGATGAACTCACACCCCATCAGCGAGTAGATGAGTATACACAGGCCATTATGGATCTCGGTGCAAGCCTGTGCAGTCGCCGTAACCCGGATTGTGGCCAGTGTCCAATGCAAAGCGCTTGTAAAGCGTTTGCACAAGGACGACAAAACGAATTACCGACGCCAAAGCCGAAATCTAAAAATCCGGTAAAAGAAGCCTGGATTTTAGCAATCCGCGACGCTCATGGACGTCTTCTGTTTCAAAAAAGGCCACCAACAGGCATTTGGGGCGGGCTTTGGTCTTTGCCGCAGGTTGAGCGCGATCTAAACATCGCACAACTCCCGGATTACATCGCCTCACAGCTAGGGCTACAGGGTCAGTACAAGGCGGAGGCGACCCCTTTCGAACATCAGTTCAGTCATTTCAAGCTGGTGCTCCACCCCATTCTGTTCGAGTGCGAAAACCCGGTATCAGAAGCAGTCGGAGAATATAGCCTGGAAGGAATAGTGAGTCACGAGGTGCAAGGGAGCTACAAAATTCAAGAGGCCCACAAAATTCAAGAGGGCTTCACCGACAGCCAGTTCTATAGCAGAGCACAATGGCGAGAGATTGGATTGCCAGCCCCCATTAAAAAACTTCTTGGTTCAGGCAGCCTGCCGATCAAAGAGCAAATTGAACTCGGGATAACAGAGGATAGCTGA
- a CDS encoding oxidative damage protection protein: MTRQVMCKKYQKELEGLDFPPIPGPKGQELFETISKQAWGEWLQHQTMLINEKRLSLMDPRTREYLNEQMEKFFCNADDMDQAEGYVPPSETP; the protein is encoded by the coding sequence ATGACTCGGCAAGTAATGTGCAAAAAGTACCAAAAAGAACTGGAAGGCCTGGATTTCCCCCCCATCCCGGGCCCGAAAGGCCAGGAATTGTTCGAAACGATCTCCAAACAGGCCTGGGGAGAGTGGCTACAACACCAAACCATGCTGATCAATGAAAAACGCCTGAGCCTGATGGACCCCAGAACCCGCGAGTACTTGAACGAACAAATGGAAAAGTTTTTTTGTAACGCAGACGACATGGATCAGGCAGAGGGCTATGTTCCGCCATCAGAAACCCCTTAA
- a CDS encoding 3-phosphoglycerate dehydrogenase family protein: protein MYQIRTYNSIAIEGLEQFSRDKYEVASELPQPDGILVRSANLLDLVFPQQLTAVARAGAGVNNVPVERCTQQGIVVFNTPGANANAVKELVMAGLLLASRGIYTGLQFTAGLTEIDPKSLSTVLEREKKNFKGQELMGKTLGVVGLGAIGSNVANMALNMGMKVIGFDPALSVEAAWRLPSQVQKAENLQQLLGRSDYITLHVPAIPATKNLVNQDTLASFKTGARLLNFSREAIVNTDDVLTALDQGKLTSYVTDFPAPSLMGRQDVIAMPHLGASTREAESNCAIMAAQQLVDFIEHGNIRNSVNFPACELERTTGYRICFANQNVPKVLSHVLNLLADQNINVVEMLNKSKDDIAYNILDVESAPSPVLLDAIAHTEHVFHMRSL, encoded by the coding sequence ATGTATCAAATAAGAACTTACAATAGCATTGCCATAGAAGGGCTAGAGCAATTTTCACGGGATAAGTATGAAGTTGCCAGTGAATTACCCCAACCCGACGGTATTCTGGTTCGCAGTGCCAATCTGCTGGATCTCGTATTTCCACAACAACTCACCGCAGTAGCCCGTGCAGGCGCAGGTGTAAATAACGTCCCGGTAGAACGCTGCACCCAACAAGGAATTGTGGTATTCAATACTCCGGGAGCCAATGCCAATGCAGTGAAAGAACTGGTTATGGCGGGCTTACTGCTCGCGTCCCGCGGCATCTACACCGGCCTGCAATTCACCGCAGGATTAACGGAAATAGATCCAAAATCGCTGTCCACCGTTCTGGAGCGGGAAAAAAAGAACTTCAAGGGACAGGAGTTAATGGGCAAAACCCTGGGTGTCGTCGGGTTGGGCGCAATTGGCTCAAATGTGGCCAATATGGCTTTGAATATGGGCATGAAAGTAATTGGATTTGATCCCGCCCTCTCTGTCGAGGCGGCCTGGCGCTTGCCTTCTCAGGTACAGAAAGCGGAAAATCTGCAGCAGCTTCTTGGCCGTAGCGACTATATTACGCTTCACGTACCGGCAATACCCGCAACGAAAAATCTGGTCAATCAGGATACATTGGCCTCGTTCAAAACCGGTGCCCGATTGCTCAACTTTTCTCGAGAAGCCATTGTTAACACAGATGATGTTTTAACCGCTCTCGATCAGGGCAAACTGACCAGCTACGTTACGGACTTTCCCGCCCCTTCACTCATGGGGCGTCAGGATGTGATTGCCATGCCACACCTGGGTGCCAGTACCCGGGAAGCCGAATCGAACTGTGCGATTATGGCCGCTCAACAGCTTGTTGATTTTATTGAACACGGCAACATTCGAAACTCAGTAAATTTTCCCGCCTGTGAACTGGAACGTACAACCGGTTACAGAATCTGCTTTGCCAATCAGAATGTGCCCAAGGTACTCAGCCATGTATTGAATCTGTTAGCCGATCAAAACATCAACGTCGTTGAAATGTTAAACAAAAGCAAAGATGACATCGCCTACAATATATTGGACGTAGAAAGCGCGCCATCCCCTGTTTTGCTGGATGCCATTGCGCATACCGAGCATGTATTCCACATGCGCTCTCTGTAA
- a CDS encoding GGDEF domain-containing response regulator, which produces MVSSKKQRVLIVDDIAENIRMLIETLKSEYATIPATSGEIAIEKANTDPLPDLILLDILMPGMDGYAVCAALKANPRTQDIPVIFITAVSEAMDEERAFKAGAVDYITKPFVPAVVKARVQVHLELKLKNDLLQRLAHIDGLTNIYNRRKFNELLDEEWKRTQRSRSPLALMMIDVDYFKNYNDFYGHTAGDDCLRRVARCLDQTLQRPPDTVARYGGEEFVVIMPETNGQGAQYVAEMLRKSIEELQIPHEASCCCGHVTISIGLAVAIPEVQIGTPRELVDVADRLLYEAKAQGRNQLHFTDLSKN; this is translated from the coding sequence ATGGTATCAAGTAAAAAGCAGAGAGTTCTGATTGTTGACGACATCGCTGAAAATATCCGGATGTTAATCGAAACGTTGAAAAGCGAATATGCGACGATACCCGCAACCTCAGGCGAGATCGCGATTGAGAAGGCCAATACTGACCCATTACCCGATCTAATCTTGTTGGATATTCTCATGCCAGGGATGGATGGCTATGCGGTCTGTGCAGCGCTGAAGGCAAATCCCCGGACACAGGATATTCCTGTGATTTTCATAACGGCAGTCTCAGAAGCCATGGACGAAGAACGGGCGTTCAAGGCCGGAGCTGTCGATTATATCACCAAACCATTCGTGCCTGCCGTGGTGAAGGCGCGGGTGCAAGTGCATCTTGAATTGAAGTTGAAAAACGACTTGTTGCAGCGGCTGGCTCATATCGATGGCCTGACTAATATCTACAATCGTCGAAAGTTCAATGAATTGCTGGATGAAGAGTGGAAGCGCACGCAACGAAGCCGAAGCCCGCTGGCTTTGATGATGATCGATGTGGATTATTTCAAAAACTACAATGACTTTTATGGCCATACCGCCGGGGATGATTGCTTGCGCAGAGTTGCGCGCTGTCTCGATCAGACTTTGCAGCGTCCGCCGGACACGGTGGCACGATATGGCGGGGAGGAGTTCGTGGTCATCATGCCGGAAACCAATGGCCAAGGTGCACAGTATGTTGCAGAGATGTTGCGCAAAAGTATCGAAGAGTTACAAATTCCCCATGAAGCATCTTGTTGCTGCGGACATGTCACGATCAGTATCGGTCTTGCCGTTGCGATTCCTGAAGTACAAATCGGAACGCCGCGTGAGTTGGTCGATGTGGCGGACCGTTTACTCTATGAAGCCAAGGCTCAGGGTCGTAATCAACTGCACTTTACGGATCTGAGCAAAAATTAG